From the Terriglobia bacterium genome, the window TCCTTGCCGAGGAGTACCGCATCCAAGTCAAAATCTATGCCCGGGCCGGTGGTTCCTACGGAACCTACCGTCCCTACAAAGCGCCATGGAGCTCCTCTTGTATCAGAGTCCGTCGGGTATTCCAAATAACGTATAGGTAGGTCACGTTTACACCTTCCCTGGTGTCATAGGGAAATCCTGGATACAACCTCAGGATCGCGGCCACGCGCTCGAAATTCCCGAACACTGGGCCACCCTTGGCGTAGTCGTGATTCTTGTCATGGTGCAGCCGGGCTTCCTCGATAAGCAGGTGTAAGAAGCGCGGGTGCCCATTCGGATATAAGGCACGCAACTTATCGAGCCCGGCCTGTTCCAGCGACATGGTCTCTGATGCCTCATTGGCTTGCTGAGCCTGCTCATTTGCTATGTTCGGCAAGTCGATCTGCTTGCCGTGAGACTCGGCAGCGGCCTGCTGTCCTTTCCTCCTTCTACTCGTAGCCACTGACAGCAGCCTCCTCCCTTTCAGTCATCTCGATGAACTTGTTGAATTCGCGCAAGAAGCGCAGCCTCACAGTCCCGGTCGGGCCGTTGCGCTGTTTCCCGATGATCAGCTCGGTGTCGTTGGCAGGATCGTCCTCGTATAGGAAGATCACGGTATCGGCATCCTGTTCGATCGAGCCGGACTCCCGGAGATCCGATAGCTGCGGTCGGCGCCGCCCGCCGGATGATTTCTCCATCGCCCGACTCAGCTGGCTGAGAGCAATAATGGGGATCTTCAGCTCCTTCGCGAGCGTCTTCAGGCCCTTCGAGATCTCGGTGATTTCCTGAACCTTGTTCTCGATCCGCCTGCCAGCTGACATCAACTGCAGGTAATCGATGACGAGCAGATCGAGCCCGTGCTGCATTTGGAGTTGACGTGCCTTGGATAGCACTTCCATGACGGACACGCCGGCAGTGTCGTCGATATGCATTCGCGCTTCGGCAATCCGGGCCGCTGCCGTGGCGATCTTGCCCCAGTCGTCTCGCCCAAGGAATCCAGTGTTCAACCGGTGAGCCTCTACGTCGGCTTCGCCGGCCAGCAGCCGCTTCATCAGCTGCTCCTTGGTCATTTCCAGGCTGAAGACGCCAACGGAACGGTGGCGGCAGAGCGCGACATGCGCAGCCACGTTGAGCGCAAGCGTGGTTTTCCCCATTGCGGGGCGGGCAGCCAGGATCACGAGGTCGCCCGGCTGGAATCCCGCCGTCAGTTTGTCGAGGCACGGAAATCCGGATGGAACTCCCGTGATGGTAGACTTTTTCTCAGCCTGCTCCTCGATTGCTTTGTAGACGCGCCCCATCAGCGACGCTGTCGATTCGAACCCGCCCCGGAACGCCTGGCCTGCTATCCGAAACAGGCCCTGCTGCGCAGCGTTCAGGACCTCCTCGGGCGTATGCTCACCGGCGAAGCACTTCTGGATCGCCTCGTTCGCAACCTGAATTGTCCGCCGCAGGGCGGACTTGTCTTTGACGATCCGGGCGTAGTGCTCGACGTTGAGCGCTCGTGGCATCCCATCAGTCAGCGAGGCCAGGTACACAGCCCCGCCGGCCTTGTCCAGGGCGTCCATTCTTTCGAGTTCGTTCTTGACCGTAATGATTTCGATCGGTCGGCCTTGAACGGCCAAGACGCTCATTGCCTCAAAGATGCGACGGTGAGCTTCAGGGTAGAACTCCTCGGGCGTGAGTAGCGCGCGGGCTGTGTAGATCGCCTTGTCGTCAAGAAGCGCGACGCCCAGGACCGCTTTCTCGGCATCGAGACTGCACGGGATGGACCTGTTTTCCGACGGCTTGAATTTGGTTACGCTCACACAGCCTCCGATATCTTCTTCACTTCGTCCATCGAATAGGAAGCGTGCTGGTCCATTTTGTTGACTTTGCCTTCGCAGAAATGGATGGTGAAACTCCCCGTGTACTTGCGATCTATCAGCTGCCTGATCATCGCTGCGATCACCACGACAGCCTGGCCAAACCGCAGACAGTGGCGGTAGCATTTGTCTTTTTGCTCGGTTTCCATTGAGCCCCCTACAGCACTTTGATTACCGGCTTGCGCGCGTAGTCCTGGTAGATCCAGACTTCCTTGGTGGCTCCCGGCGGGATGCCGTCGAACATTTGGATTTGCTCTCGTTCATGCAGCCGAGCATCCTCGTTCGTTTTCACCTGCACCAGACGGATCCCCTGGCGACCTATCGCGATGATATCGAGAAGCCCAAGACTCCCGGCGCTCCGGGTGCAGTGATATCCAGCATCCTCGAGCGCTCGAATGGCTTTGTGTTCGTTCCGCGTACCTTTTCGCTTGGCGTTTACTCTCTTCCGTCTCTCGCTCATCCTTCCGCCTTCCTCTGCCAGATAGCTGCCTCGAATCCGGCCTTGTCCGTGCAGGATGCTGTCGATGCTGGATCCAATTCGCCGCACGCCCTTCAAGCCGGGCAGGTTGCCGATCAGTATCAATGCACAACACCTGCGGTTACTGGCCACTCGTCTGCGTTCAACGACTGCAGAGGTGGTTTCAACCGCGGCCAAGATTGCGGGATCGTCTTGGCTTTCCCGGCAGGGCATGAGCAGCGGAAATTCACAATGCGCCATTCCTTGCTCGGATACTCGGCGTCTAGGCTTACGATCCGCCGGGGATCCGACAGCTTGTAGAAGGGAACTACCGGATCATCCGGTGCCGGCTCGCTGCCAGGAGCGGCCTTGGTCCGAACATGGAGGCGCCCATCGCCTTGGCAAATCTCGCAATGGCTCCAGTCGAACTTGTGCTCAGGAGTCGGCGGCGTAGCGGTATTGGCACCCTGGGCTGGCTGGATTGGATTTATGGCGCCGCGTCCCTTGTCCTGCTCCCTGGAAAGCCAGATAGTGATAAATCGCAGAATTCCTTTGGGCGTTTTCCGGCGGTTGGGGTTGGCTATGCACCAAGCCCGCATTTTCCTGAGCTCCTGCATGACATCAACAGCCGGGAAGAGATTGGACCACTCCGAAATATCTGCCTGGGTGATGTTGCGTTCGTTGCCGCTAACAAGTGGAATCGAGATGACGGTGGGCGAGGACGCTTTGCGCTCCGAGCATACATCTCCTTCCTTTCCTTTCCCTTCCTTTCCCTTCCCTTCCCCTTGAGCGCTATCAAGTGGCGTGGGGCACGCGTCAGCCACGCGTGAATTTGGGTGGAATGCCCCAAGATCGCTGTCCAGCGTCTTGTTTTCGGCTGCTTCATCCCGTCGCGTGCCGCACACGTCAGAAACGCGTGAAGCACGCGTGAACCACGCGCCGAGTATCGAAGCGGCTTCCTCGCTGCACCGGAACCAATCCCCGTGGTTGCGATGGCCGATGAGCGCCCGATATATTTCAGCTTCCAGGTTTTTGTCGCCCAGGATGTAATCAGCCAACTCGATAGGGCACGCCGACATCGCCCGGATGTCTCTCAGCTTGCCGTCAATGTTGCGCGACCTGCCAATCTTGAACGCCTTCGCGTGCGGAGAAACGATAAGGTAAACGAATGTCTTTCCGTCCGGAATCCCTGGCTGCACTTCGGGGCCATTCGGACCAGGAAGCTTGCTGTCCATTTCCCTGTTGTTAATCGCTTGATGTTCCGCGAATGTTGGGATAGCCCCGTAGGGCTTCCCTCCAACGAAGAATTTGAAGATAAAGCCAGCCGCGTGCAACCCATCCAGGACCTCCTCAAAATCCAGTTCGTCGTACGGCAGGACGTCGAGCTTGATCTCGTTCGGACGCCACTTGAAGCGCCCCTCCCGGTCGGCCACGGTAAAAAGCCCAATGAATGCCAGTCTGAGCGGGAGCCCAGACTCCCTCTCGGCCTGGTACAACTCCTCATGCTTGAACAGCTCTGGTTTGACCGTTCTGATGCGAGCCATCGATAAATCCTCCGGTAAGAAAGAGTCGGTTTGAATCATGACGACACACCTCCGTCCAGAGCACGGTCTCGCCGGTCCGCGCCAAAAAAGCACGACCCGACAGGCCTACACACTGCGGGTGCGAAAACAGAATGCAATCGCTACAAAGTTCTCAGTTGGGGGCGAAGACGCCTGCGGCCGTAAGTTTCGCGGCACGAGTTGCGGCGTAAAACGAACGAAATAACCGCCAAAACACAGCGGCGATTCGGTTCGTTTAGGGCTGATTCGAGAAGCCTCCAACTTTGAATTTGTCAGAAATTTGTCAGACAAGTCGAAAACGGCAGACTTCGACCTGCCGGCTGAGTTGCACTACTCAGCCGTAATACAATGATTTTGATATATTTGGAGGAAAGAAAAGGTGGTCGGGGCGAGAGGATTCGAACCTCCGACCTTACGGTCCCGAACCGTACGCGCTACCAAACTGCGCCACGCCCCGTACAGAGTCAGCGAAGAATCCTAGCGTAAAT encodes:
- the dnaB gene encoding replicative DNA helicase — translated: MSVTKFKPSENRSIPCSLDAEKAVLGVALLDDKAIYTARALLTPEEFYPEAHRRIFEAMSVLAVQGRPIEIITVKNELERMDALDKAGGAVYLASLTDGMPRALNVEHYARIVKDKSALRRTIQVANEAIQKCFAGEHTPEEVLNAAQQGLFRIAGQAFRGGFESTASLMGRVYKAIEEQAEKKSTITGVPSGFPCLDKLTAGFQPGDLVILAARPAMGKTTLALNVAAHVALCRHRSVGVFSLEMTKEQLMKRLLAGEADVEAHRLNTGFLGRDDWGKIATAAARIAEARMHIDDTAGVSVMEVLSKARQLQMQHGLDLLVIDYLQLMSAGRRIENKVQEITEISKGLKTLAKELKIPIIALSQLSRAMEKSSGGRRRPQLSDLRESGSIEQDADTVIFLYEDDPANDTELIIGKQRNGPTGTVRLRFLREFNKFIEMTEREEAAVSGYE
- a CDS encoding GIY-YIG nuclease family protein, whose translation is MARIRTVKPELFKHEELYQAERESGLPLRLAFIGLFTVADREGRFKWRPNEIKLDVLPYDELDFEEVLDGLHAAGFIFKFFVGGKPYGAIPTFAEHQAINNREMDSKLPGPNGPEVQPGIPDGKTFVYLIVSPHAKAFKIGRSRNIDGKLRDIRAMSACPIELADYILGDKNLEAEIYRALIGHRNHGDWFRCSEEAASILGAWFTRASRVSDVCGTRRDEAAENKTLDSDLGAFHPNSRVADACPTPLDSAQGEGKGKEGKGKEGDVCSERKASSPTVISIPLVSGNERNITQADISEWSNLFPAVDVMQELRKMRAWCIANPNRRKTPKGILRFITIWLSREQDKGRGAINPIQPAQGANTATPPTPEHKFDWSHCEICQGDGRLHVRTKAAPGSEPAPDDPVVPFYKLSDPRRIVSLDAEYPSKEWRIVNFRCSCPAGKAKTIPQSWPRLKPPLQSLNADEWPVTAGVVH